The following are encoded in a window of Borrelia sp. A-FGy1 genomic DNA:
- a CDS encoding protelomerase family protein: MALKVNIKIILDTFRKNLEEIYARYLNNKISYFNLYKNLKSLAEEHKNILLRKDKFTNLSIILNLSKTRKIIKEYINLSVIEEIRKKNKLLFFWTPREVKELSNIDIKDLCKIEELIVSHNLLYRKVYFEDFLVLFKNPEWLNNYSHHYRIAKINRYRKNQIPIKISLNTYIEIINILLTQKKDVRLKFYGVLMATGRRPVEIMKISEFYIEDGRHILMKNIAKKKENNLIHQIVFPTFVDSRLIIDSIGEIRYMERTGKLSKEMISSNLAYSYNRMFRKIFKDIFEPEESVYFCRRLYSRFSYFAFAPKNMELNLWITTVLGHEQDDIITAFHYNRYVLENLDDNVDISLLRLIKRRIYTYIKRKTTYSVITMQKVNLLIERCDVRQDNYVKTLHVIRDIMIKDKLEELEMLRGLNVKIRKMFKQKYGYNYNYTKLSEYLSAIFEYTIKR, translated from the coding sequence ATGGCTTTGAAAGTTAATATAAAAATAATTCTAGATACTTTTAGAAAAAATCTGGAGGAAATATATGCTAGGTATTTAAATAATAAGATTTCATATTTTAATTTATATAAAAATCTAAAATCACTTGCAGAAGAACATAAGAATATTCTTCTAAGAAAAGATAAATTTACTAACCTTTCAATAATATTAAATCTTTCTAAAACTAGAAAGATAATAAAAGAGTATATTAATCTTTCTGTTATTGAGGAGATAAGAAAGAAAAATAAGCTTTTATTTTTTTGGACTCCTAGAGAGGTTAAAGAGCTTTCTAATATTGATATAAAAGATTTGTGTAAGATAGAAGAATTAATAGTTTCTCATAATTTATTATATAGAAAAGTTTATTTTGAAGACTTTTTAGTCTTGTTTAAAAATCCTGAGTGGTTAAATAATTATTCACATCATTATAGAATTGCAAAAATTAATAGATATAGAAAAAATCAAATACCGATTAAGATAAGCTTAAATACTTATATTGAAATAATAAATATCTTATTAACTCAGAAAAAAGATGTTAGATTGAAGTTTTATGGTGTGTTGATGGCAACAGGGAGACGTCCGGTTGAGATAATGAAGATATCTGAATTTTATATAGAAGATGGAAGGCATATTTTAATGAAAAATATTGCCAAGAAAAAAGAGAATAATTTAATCCATCAGATTGTTTTTCCTACTTTTGTTGATTCTCGTTTAATTATTGATTCTATAGGAGAGATAAGATATATGGAGAGAACAGGAAAACTTTCAAAGGAAATGATATCTTCCAATCTTGCTTATAGTTATAATAGAATGTTTAGAAAGATTTTTAAAGATATATTTGAACCGGAAGAATCTGTTTATTTTTGCAGAAGACTTTATTCTAGATTTTCTTATTTTGCATTTGCTCCAAAGAATATGGAGTTGAATTTATGGATAACTACTGTTTTAGGGCATGAACAAGATGATATAATAACAGCTTTTCATTATAATCGTTATGTTTTAGAAAATTTAGATGACAATGTTGATATTAGTTTATTAAGATTAATTAAAAGGCGTATATACACATATATTAAACGTAAGACCACATATTCTGTTATCACTATGCAAAAAGTAAATTTGCTCATAGAAAGATGTGATGTTAGGCAGGATAATTATGTTAAAACTTTACACGTGATTAGAGATATAATGATAAAGGATAAATTAGAGGAGCTAGAAATGCTTAGAGGCCTTAACGTTAAAATTCGTAAAATGTTCAAGCAAAAATATGGCTATAATTATAATTATACAAAACTTAGTGAATATTTATCTGCAATATTTGAATATACTATAAAGAGATAA
- a CDS encoding acylphosphatase, protein MYKYQYFFSGKVQGVGFRAFAEQNAIKMEIKGFVKNLDDGRVEIVALFDNKNQMESFENTLKKGNGYSKIKKIDKKILDEKYPFIFKDFRTYY, encoded by the coding sequence ATGTATAAGTATCAATACTTTTTTTCTGGAAAAGTACAAGGTGTAGGTTTTAGAGCTTTCGCGGAACAAAATGCAATTAAAATGGAAATTAAAGGATTTGTTAAAAATCTGGATGACGGAAGAGTAGAAATAGTAGCACTATTTGATAATAAAAACCAAATGGAATCATTTGAAAATACCTTAAAGAAAGGAAATGGTTACTCAAAAATTAAAAAAATTGATAAAAAAATTCTAGATGAAAAATATCCATTCATTTTTAAAGATTTCAGGACTTACTACTAA
- a CDS encoding PTS transporter subunit EIIC, translating into MTTSSGSIFTTLQKVGKAFMLPIALLPAAGILLGIGGAFTNETMIQAYGLERILGQGTITSSILHLMKYTGEIIFANLPLMFAAAIPIGLAKVEKGTAALAGVVGFLVMHQTINGVLFIQGITTSTVNVEALKSLGMPEVDAIAKSQEYTNVLGIFSLQMSVLGGMVAGFIAVFLHNRFYNIQLPTFLAFFGGSRFVPIITTIVMFVAGTILTFTWPFIQGIMSSFGEVVEKSGLFGSFAYGAIKRSLIPFGLHHIFYMPFWQTSVGGTMEINGEMVSGAQNIFFRQLADPNTTHFEVARSTRFFSGEFIVMIFGLPGAALAMYHTSRNENKKTVASLLLSASFTSMLTGITEPIEFAFLFAAPVLYYFVYVPLFGLSHLLAHLFNIGVGLTFSGGFIDMFLFGILQGNRKTSWIMIPIIGIFYFIGFYFIFKFVILKFNLKTPGREDNEEEIDVAKPITSSKKIGIADTARKVLEGLGGKSNVTYLDACASRLRVNVNKIELVKSAAYFKVLGASGMLKKGNAVQIIFGGLSDNIRMEIDKIT; encoded by the coding sequence ATGACAACATCGTCAGGATCTATTTTCACAACATTACAAAAAGTTGGAAAAGCCTTTATGTTACCAATAGCTCTTCTACCAGCAGCTGGTATTTTGCTAGGTATTGGAGGTGCTTTTACAAATGAAACAATGATTCAAGCCTATGGACTTGAAAGAATACTTGGACAAGGAACTATAACAAGTTCAATCTTACACTTAATGAAATATACGGGAGAGATAATCTTTGCTAATTTGCCTTTAATGTTTGCCGCCGCAATCCCAATTGGGCTTGCAAAGGTTGAAAAAGGAACGGCTGCTCTTGCTGGAGTTGTTGGTTTCTTAGTTATGCATCAAACCATAAATGGAGTTTTATTTATTCAAGGAATTACTACTTCAACTGTAAACGTAGAAGCACTTAAATCCCTTGGAATGCCTGAAGTAGATGCAATTGCAAAAAGCCAAGAATATACAAATGTACTCGGTATTTTTTCTCTTCAAATGAGCGTGTTGGGAGGAATGGTAGCAGGATTTATTGCGGTATTTTTACACAACAGATTCTATAATATCCAATTACCCACATTTTTAGCTTTCTTTGGAGGATCAAGATTTGTTCCAATTATAACTACAATAGTAATGTTTGTAGCAGGTACAATTCTAACATTCACTTGGCCATTCATCCAAGGAATAATGTCTTCATTCGGAGAAGTTGTAGAAAAATCTGGGCTTTTTGGTTCATTTGCATATGGAGCAATAAAAAGATCTTTAATTCCATTTGGTCTTCACCACATATTTTACATGCCATTCTGGCAAACATCTGTTGGTGGAACAATGGAAATTAACGGAGAAATGGTTTCTGGAGCACAAAATATCTTCTTTAGACAACTTGCAGATCCTAATACTACTCATTTCGAAGTTGCAAGAAGCACAAGATTTTTCAGTGGTGAGTTCATAGTAATGATTTTTGGATTACCTGGAGCTGCTCTTGCTATGTATCATACATCAAGAAATGAGAACAAAAAAACTGTAGCTTCATTATTACTATCTGCTAGCTTTACATCAATGTTAACCGGTATTACAGAACCTATTGAATTTGCATTCCTATTCGCTGCTCCTGTTCTTTACTATTTCGTATATGTTCCCTTATTCGGGCTATCTCACCTATTAGCTCACCTTTTCAATATAGGGGTTGGTCTAACATTCTCTGGGGGATTTATTGATATGTTCCTATTTGGAATACTTCAAGGAAATAGAAAAACATCTTGGATCATGATTCCTATTATTGGAATCTTCTACTTTATAGGATTCTACTTCATCTTTAAATTTGTAATCTTAAAATTCAATCTAAAAACACCAGGAAGAGAAGATAACGAAGAAGAAATTGATGTTGCAAAACCAATAACAAGTTCTAAAAAAATAGGAATAGCAGATACAGCCAGAAAGGTACTAGAAGGACTTGGAGGGAAGAGTAATGTTACATACCTCGATGCATGTGCATCAAGACTAAGAGTAAATGTTAACAAGATAGAATTAGTAAAGTCTGCAGCCTATTTTAAAGTTCTAGGAGCAAGTGGAATGTTGAAAAAAGGCAACGCTGTTCAAATTATATTTGGTGGACTATCGGATAATATAAGAATGGAAATAGATAAAATCACATAA
- a CDS encoding PTS transporter subunit EIIC gives MVTASNKFAILQKIGKAFMLPIAIMPAAGILLGIGGAFTNETMIQAYGLENTLGQGTILNTILSVMRDTGGVVFENLPLIFSLGIAIGLANVEKGAAGLAGGIGFLVMHKSISSALTIKGITSATTNPEYLIKIGLTEAQAVAKSFEYTHVLGMYTLQIGVLGGMISGFIAAYLHNKYYDIKLPQFLAFFGGTRFVPIITTAIMLIVGILLIFVWPPIQSVIAMLGMLVEKSGYLGSFLFGAIERALVPTGLHHIFYMPFWQTPLGGTMEINGEMVSGAQKIFFAQLADPNFSGHFEVTKGTRFWVGKWPGHAFGLPGAALAMWWVAKPERKKEMASFLSSVAFTSFLTGITEPIEFTFLFAAPILFFGFNVFMYGMGFVLMHLLNVGVGVTFADGFIDYFLYGILQGNERTSWINIIYIGIPYFFIYFFVFKWAIVKFNFKTPGREDDGVTVTKTSSKKILENLREIAAKTIEGLGGNSNIKYHSACITKFRVEVYDMNLIKDDDFFKDLGAKGIIRQKEGLQIIFGVVSDNVNTEVEKIIKGL, from the coding sequence ATGGTTACTGCTTCAAATAAGTTTGCTATTTTGCAAAAAATTGGTAAAGCTTTCATGCTTCCTATTGCCATTATGCCAGCAGCTGGTATTTTACTAGGTATTGGAGGTGCTTTCACCAATGAAACAATGATTCAAGCCTATGGACTTGAAAATACTCTGGGTCAAGGTACAATCCTAAATACTATTTTATCAGTAATGAGAGACACTGGTGGAGTAGTATTTGAAAACTTACCATTAATATTCTCATTAGGTATTGCAATTGGACTTGCCAATGTAGAAAAAGGAGCTGCAGGTCTTGCAGGTGGTATTGGTTTCTTAGTTATGCACAAATCTATAAGCAGTGCACTTACTATAAAAGGAATAACTTCAGCAACAACTAACCCTGAATATTTAATAAAAATAGGATTAACAGAGGCTCAAGCTGTTGCAAAATCATTTGAATATACACATGTACTTGGAATGTACACTCTTCAAATAGGAGTACTTGGGGGCATGATTTCAGGATTTATTGCTGCATATCTTCACAATAAATACTATGATATTAAACTACCCCAATTCCTAGCATTTTTTGGAGGAACAAGATTTGTTCCAATAATTACAACTGCAATAATGTTAATTGTCGGTATACTACTTATTTTTGTTTGGCCACCTATCCAAAGTGTAATTGCTATGCTTGGCATGCTAGTAGAAAAGTCTGGATATTTAGGTTCATTCTTATTTGGAGCAATAGAAAGAGCATTAGTTCCAACTGGGCTTCACCACATATTCTATATGCCATTCTGGCAAACACCTCTTGGTGGAACAATGGAAATTAACGGAGAAATGGTTTCTGGAGCACAAAAAATATTTTTCGCACAACTTGCAGATCCTAATTTTTCGGGACACTTTGAAGTCACAAAGGGAACAAGATTTTGGGTTGGAAAATGGCCAGGACATGCATTTGGACTACCTGGAGCTGCTCTTGCTATGTGGTGGGTGGCAAAACCGGAACGAAAAAAAGAAATGGCATCCTTTCTTAGTTCAGTAGCATTTACATCATTCTTAACAGGAATAACAGAACCTATCGAATTTACTTTCTTATTTGCAGCCCCTATTTTATTCTTTGGGTTTAATGTTTTCATGTATGGAATGGGTTTTGTACTTATGCATCTTCTAAATGTAGGAGTAGGAGTAACATTTGCAGATGGATTTATTGACTACTTCCTTTACGGCATACTTCAAGGAAATGAAAGAACAAGTTGGATAAACATAATTTACATTGGAATACCTTACTTCTTCATATACTTCTTTGTATTTAAATGGGCTATCGTCAAATTCAATTTTAAAACTCCGGGAAGAGAAGATGATGGAGTTACTGTAACAAAAACAAGCTCAAAAAAAATACTTGAAAACTTAAGAGAAATTGCAGCAAAAACTATTGAGGGACTTGGAGGAAATTCTAATATTAAATATCATAGTGCATGTATTACAAAATTCAGAGTTGAAGTTTACGATATGAACCTTATTAAAGATGATGATTTCTTCAAAGATCTTGGAGCTAAAGGAATTATTAGGCAAAAAGAAGGATTACAAATTATATTTGGAGTTGTCTCAGATAATGTCAATACAGAAGTAGAAAAAATTATTAAAGGATTATAA
- a CDS encoding ankyrin repeat domain-containing protein, with product MSNYILQIIFIFFGYIIIGIISFTIFNKNLREKIKRKLKKLNFLYYLTLFVFFIISSNLSYYFSEKQLLENLNDFEKDFFEIHKINEIFLKKYLSNLKEPIKMELMSQVKPIYTIFNSTFEKYSKNINKSPNDIKTNYNNYIKSMNIDIKNRIAILEKKILPIYNKYKLPFLNNKISDISVDKDGNIVPIIKDLKGKISDLLFYDKSYNLIPFKKYKEYEVKFVLIKNNNNYFKEILDIYYLDSNNSKTPIDYYKNNIDTIPYYIDLKENKDNFLKSIKIKNEYKSYIEKKHKLQELIKNDNLNEFKNFLEQNQKNFSLNTILSNGSPIFTYAINLKSKNIIEYMILKNFDINLVDTESKTVLHIAIIKEYDIDLIKSIVEKGGNPNIKDSFKKLPLDYASKNSMLYQYLKAITNK from the coding sequence ATGAGCAATTATATACTACAGATAATCTTTATATTCTTTGGGTATATCATAATAGGAATTATATCTTTTACTATTTTTAACAAAAACTTAAGAGAAAAAATTAAGAGAAAACTTAAAAAATTAAACTTTTTATATTATTTAACTTTATTCGTATTCTTTATAATCAGCTCTAATCTATCTTATTATTTCTCAGAAAAACAATTATTAGAAAACTTAAATGATTTTGAAAAAGATTTCTTTGAAATACACAAAATAAACGAAATATTTTTAAAAAAATATCTTTCAAACCTTAAAGAACCAATAAAAATGGAATTAATGTCACAAGTGAAGCCAATATATACAATATTTAATTCTACTTTTGAAAAGTATTCAAAAAATATCAACAAATCACCAAATGACATTAAAACTAACTATAATAATTATATTAAATCAATGAATATAGACATTAAAAATAGGATTGCAATATTAGAAAAAAAAATTCTCCCAATATATAACAAATATAAACTTCCTTTTTTAAATAACAAAATATCAGACATAAGCGTTGATAAGGATGGGAATATAGTTCCCATAATCAAAGATCTAAAAGGGAAAATATCAGATTTGCTATTTTATGACAAAAGTTATAACCTAATTCCATTTAAAAAATATAAAGAATATGAAGTTAAATTTGTCCTTATTAAAAATAATAACAATTATTTTAAAGAAATACTAGACATTTACTACCTTGATTCAAACAATAGTAAAACTCCTATTGATTATTACAAAAATAATATTGATACTATTCCTTATTACATAGATTTAAAAGAAAATAAAGATAACTTCTTAAAAAGTATTAAAATTAAAAATGAATATAAATCATATATTGAAAAAAAACATAAGTTACAGGAACTAATAAAAAATGACAATTTAAATGAATTTAAAAACTTTTTAGAACAAAATCAAAAAAATTTTTCACTAAATACAATACTTTCTAATGGAAGTCCTATATTCACTTACGCTATAAATTTAAAATCAAAAAATATAATAGAGTATATGATATTAAAAAATTTTGATATTAATCTAGTAGATACAGAATCTAAAACTGTTCTTCATATTGCGATAATTAAAGAATATGATATAGATTTAATTAAATCTATAGTAGAAAAAGGAGGAAATCCAAATATAAAAGATTCTTTCAAAAAATTACCACTAGATTATGCCTCTAAAAACAGTATGCTATATCAATACCTAAAGGCTATTACAAACAAATAG
- a CDS encoding ImmA/IrrE family metallo-endopeptidase gives MNSNKFNVYVKIPYIYSNYIISKYSVLLIPVPIIKIAIGEGLKVFEIAFEDKYKKFSAYIKPNKKAIYINESMPLITKRFEIAKQLGHYLMHKHKILNLSKITDTFSIQDNNMTTKANIFATNLLIPTTTLKLKIPQYKSIQYPQRIMAKEFQVSENIIHFKLSMLKDIHKFEKFIKQKKILKINSKNKRKNTELLLQNIDKLKESIAIDLEKREIRRKETIKKIFEELE, from the coding sequence ATGAATTCTAATAAATTTAATGTCTATGTTAAAATACCTTATATTTATTCTAACTATATAATCTCAAAATATTCTGTACTACTTATCCCAGTTCCAATAATAAAGATTGCAATAGGTGAAGGACTTAAAGTATTTGAAATTGCATTTGAAGATAAGTATAAAAAATTCTCTGCTTATATTAAACCAAATAAAAAAGCCATATATATAAATGAATCAATGCCTCTTATTACTAAAAGATTTGAAATTGCAAAGCAACTAGGACATTATTTAATGCATAAACACAAAATTTTAAATCTATCAAAAATAACAGATACATTTAGTATACAAGATAACAATATGACAACAAAAGCTAACATATTTGCAACTAATTTATTAATTCCAACAACTACTCTAAAACTGAAAATACCTCAATACAAATCAATACAATATCCCCAAAGAATAATGGCAAAAGAATTTCAAGTATCTGAAAACATAATACATTTTAAGTTAAGCATGCTTAAAGATATTCATAAATTTGAAAAATTCATAAAACAAAAAAAGATACTAAAAATTAATAGCAAAAATAAAAGGAAAAACACAGAACTTTTACTCCAAAATATAGATAAACTAAAAGAATCAATTGCAATTGACTTAGAAAAAAGAGAAATCAGAAGAAAGGAAACTATAAAAAAAATATTTGAAGAGTTAGAGTAA
- a CDS encoding DbpA/DbpB family decorin-binding adhesin, with protein MSKSKMLKITSILILIASCSMLPAHLKTKVYDSSNDAKNKIDQIVKESGLTIESLKESNKTGSKEVGDPKIRAVKIKVIEVGEKFLSSIKEAIEELKEKGTGKQFSEIYHTILSVANSMEKIGIQKATATVKMAADGKASTSYESINNVHEKLLAKLQVVKEKQKPAEEKKRS; from the coding sequence ATGTCAAAGTCAAAAATGCTAAAAATAACTTCAATTCTCATTTTAATAGCATCATGTAGCATGCTACCAGCTCACTTAAAAACAAAAGTATACGATTCTTCTAATGATGCTAAAAATAAAATCGATCAGATTGTCAAAGAATCTGGACTTACCATTGAAAGTTTAAAAGAATCAAATAAGACAGGCAGCAAAGAAGTTGGTGATCCTAAAATACGAGCAGTCAAAATTAAAGTCATTGAAGTTGGCGAAAAATTTCTAAGCTCAATAAAAGAAGCTATAGAAGAATTAAAAGAAAAAGGTACTGGTAAACAATTTTCAGAAATATATCATACAATTCTAAGTGTAGCAAATTCTATGGAAAAAATTGGAATACAAAAAGCTACAGCTACTGTTAAAATGGCTGCTGATGGAAAAGCTTCTACTTCATATGAATCAATAAACAATGTTCATGAAAAACTACTTGCTAAATTACAAGTTGTTAAAGAAAAACAAAAACCTGCTGAAGAAAAAAAAAGAAGCTGA